The proteins below come from a single Lactobacillus johnsonii genomic window:
- a CDS encoding nicotinate-nucleotide adenylyltransferase: MQCVVKEKPQVQFEPVTSSAQQIGIMGGTFNPVHLAHLSMAEQVRKKLHLDEIWFIPNNTPPHKKIAGNISTKDRCAMLELATHDNPHFHVKLFEIMRGGTSYMVDTLRYLKKRAPRNQYYLIMGSDEVNDFENWREPETIALLSTLVGVRRPNYPQNPKFPMIWVDAPNLDISSSLIRQNIATGNSIRYLVPESVRLYIKSRGLYSD, encoded by the coding sequence ATGCAATGTGTTGTAAAAGAAAAACCACAAGTACAATTTGAACCGGTTACGAGTTCTGCCCAACAAATTGGAATTATGGGAGGAACTTTTAACCCAGTTCATTTAGCTCACTTATCAATGGCTGAGCAAGTTAGAAAAAAGCTTCATTTAGATGAAATATGGTTTATCCCAAATAATACGCCGCCACATAAAAAAATAGCGGGAAATATAAGCACTAAAGATCGGTGTGCAATGCTTGAATTGGCTACACATGATAATCCACACTTTCATGTTAAGCTTTTTGAAATAATGCGTGGTGGAACATCATACATGGTTGATACTTTACGTTACTTAAAGAAGAGAGCCCCACGTAATCAATATTACTTAATTATGGGTAGTGACGAAGTAAACGACTTTGAAAATTGGCGCGAACCAGAGACTATAGCACTTTTATCTACTTTGGTTGGCGTTAGGAGACCAAATTATCCGCAAAATCCCAAGTTTCCAATGATTTGGGTTGATGCACCTAATTTAGATATTTCATCTTCCTTAATTCGTCAAAATATAGCTACCGGTAATTCTATTCGGTATTTAGTACCGGAAAGTGTACGCTTATATATTAAATCAAGAGGCTTATATAGTGACTGA
- the yqeH gene encoding ribosome biogenesis GTPase YqeH: protein MSEELRCIGCGSILQDQDPKKSGYLPSSALKKALESDDNEVYCQRCFRLRHYNEIMPVEENNDDFLALLNSISQKKALVVNVVDLFDFSNSLISSIKRFIGGNEYILVGNKVDLFPKNSKESKIKDWMRQEANRNGLKPEKIFLVSAAKKKNLDELMAFLAKKGEKKDIYFVGTTNVGKSTLINAIINMNSDLKDVITTSKFPGTTLDEIKIPLSNGHYLIDTPGILNANQLASHLSGKELEVVEPKKPLKPATYQLLPGQTIFLAGLGRFDYVDGPSAGFTIYVARDLYVHRTKTENADVFYEKHKDDLLLPPSKEDNLGPLKGQTFSPKEKSDILFGGVGFITTPANVVVKAYTPEGIGLGIRRALI from the coding sequence ATGAGTGAAGAATTACGTTGTATTGGTTGTGGAAGTATATTACAAGATCAAGACCCTAAAAAGTCGGGCTATTTACCATCTTCTGCCTTAAAAAAGGCACTAGAGAGTGATGATAATGAGGTGTATTGTCAGCGGTGTTTTAGATTAAGACACTATAATGAAATTATGCCAGTCGAAGAAAATAACGACGATTTCTTGGCTTTACTTAACTCAATTAGTCAAAAGAAAGCATTAGTCGTTAATGTGGTTGACTTATTTGATTTTAGTAACTCCTTAATTTCTTCAATTAAGCGATTTATTGGTGGCAATGAATATATTTTAGTTGGTAATAAAGTAGATTTATTTCCAAAAAATTCTAAAGAATCCAAAATTAAAGATTGGATGCGCCAAGAAGCTAATCGAAATGGCTTAAAGCCAGAAAAAATATTTTTGGTTTCAGCTGCTAAAAAGAAAAATTTAGATGAGTTGATGGCATTTTTAGCTAAAAAAGGCGAAAAGAAAGATATCTATTTTGTTGGAACAACCAATGTTGGAAAATCCACGTTAATCAACGCGATTATCAATATGAACAGTGATTTAAAGGATGTCATTACTACCTCTAAATTCCCTGGGACAACATTAGATGAAATTAAAATTCCACTTTCCAATGGCCATTATTTAATTGACACACCCGGAATTTTGAATGCCAATCAATTGGCTAGTCATTTAAGTGGAAAAGAACTTGAAGTTGTTGAACCAAAGAAGCCATTGAAGCCAGCAACCTACCAACTTTTGCCTGGACAGACAATCTTTTTAGCTGGATTAGGACGTTTTGACTATGTAGATGGTCCATCTGCTGGATTTACAATTTATGTTGCACGCGACCTTTATGTACACAGAACAAAGACTGAAAATGCAGATGTATTTTATGAAAAACATAAAGATGATTTATTACTCCCACCAAGTAAAGAAGATAATCTCGGACCGTTAAAAGGCCAAACTTTTTCACCAAAAGAAAAAAGCGATATTTTATTTGGTGGAGTTGGGTTTATTACCACACCTGCTAATGTTGTAGTAAAAGCTTATACACCAGAAGGAATTGGTTTAGGAATTAGAAGAGCGTTAATATAA
- a CDS encoding YqeG family HAD IIIA-type phosphatase has product MLFRPRYTIDTIYHLDPKQLKKMGIKAVFSDLDNTLLAWNKAETAVEMDELNQRLAKDGIRLVVISNNNAERIGKVLNPYHISFIAKARKPLPIGINKELKALNLKKDQVLMVGDQLITDIQAGNLAGVTTVLVKPLVETDKWNTRINRFFEKFIFFFLNLRKPVVFKEKLE; this is encoded by the coding sequence ATGTTATTTAGACCTCGTTATACAATAGATACTATCTATCATTTAGATCCAAAACAGTTAAAGAAGATGGGAATTAAAGCTGTGTTTAGCGATTTGGATAATACATTGCTTGCTTGGAATAAAGCAGAGACAGCTGTTGAAATGGATGAACTTAATCAACGGCTGGCTAAAGACGGAATTCGTTTAGTTGTTATTTCAAATAATAATGCAGAGCGAATTGGAAAAGTTCTGAATCCATACCATATTTCTTTTATTGCAAAAGCACGCAAGCCTTTGCCCATCGGTATTAATAAGGAATTAAAAGCCTTGAATCTAAAAAAGGATCAAGTTTTAATGGTAGGAGACCAGTTGATTACTGACATACAGGCTGGAAATCTAGCTGGTGTAACTACAGTTTTAGTAAAACCATTAGTTGAAACTGATAAGTGGAATACAAGGATCAACCGCTTCTTTGAGAAATTTATCTTTTTCTTTTTGAATTTAAGAAAACCTGTAGTTTTTAAGGAGAAATTAGAATGA
- the add gene encoding adenosine deaminase, producing MKNFIDLHLHLDGSLPYPTVKKLMKIHNFSSLTEAQLKEKLSVSKNCIDLQEYLTKFDFPLLFLQTKKDLETAIFDLLKNLRSQGLVYTEIRFAPQFHTQKKLTQEGAIRSCISGLKKFYQWQDAQQDNSYPLHANLILCLMRLPHRDQENNLTVKLAAKYSSQHVVGLDLAGPEGPIPNKAFSSFFEDAKEMHVPFTIHAGEAAGPESMQEALDLGTKRIGHGIRCLESEQMVQYLVDHNITLECCATSNLNTKIFKKIDSYPLKTLLSKKIKATLNCDNMTVSNTNLPKEFKLLESKTGLTKLDEHQLLLNSINAAFASDQEKNRLLTIFS from the coding sequence ATGAAAAATTTTATCGATCTCCATCTACATTTAGATGGTTCTTTGCCATACCCTACGGTTAAAAAATTAATGAAAATTCACAACTTTTCAAGTTTAACTGAAGCACAACTCAAAGAAAAGCTATCTGTCTCTAAAAATTGCATTGATTTACAAGAGTATCTAACTAAGTTCGATTTTCCTCTACTATTTTTGCAAACTAAGAAAGATCTAGAAACAGCGATTTTTGATCTTTTAAAAAATTTGCGTTCTCAAGGACTAGTCTACACAGAAATTCGATTTGCTCCTCAGTTTCACACTCAAAAAAAGCTCACTCAAGAAGGAGCAATTAGATCCTGCATTTCAGGACTAAAAAAATTTTATCAGTGGCAAGATGCGCAACAAGACAATTCCTACCCTCTACATGCAAATTTAATTCTTTGTCTCATGCGTTTACCACATCGGGACCAAGAAAATAATTTAACTGTCAAGTTGGCCGCTAAATATAGTTCCCAACATGTTGTTGGACTTGACTTAGCTGGTCCAGAAGGTCCGATTCCTAATAAAGCTTTTAGTTCATTCTTTGAAGACGCAAAAGAAATGCATGTTCCATTTACAATTCACGCAGGAGAAGCAGCTGGCCCTGAATCAATGCAAGAAGCATTAGATTTAGGCACTAAAAGAATTGGGCATGGAATTCGCTGTTTAGAAAGTGAGCAAATGGTTCAATATTTAGTTGACCATAATATCACTCTTGAGTGTTGTGCCACTTCTAATCTCAACACCAAAATTTTTAAGAAAATTGATTCCTATCCTTTAAAAACTCTTCTTTCAAAAAAGATAAAAGCAACACTAAATTGCGACAATATGACTGTTTCAAATACTAACTTACCTAAGGAATTTAAATTACTTGAATCAAAAACCGGTCTTACTAAATTAGACGAACATCAATTATTATTAAATTCTATTAACGCTGCTTTTGCTTCTGATCAAGAAAAGAATCGCTTATTGACCATATTTAGCTAA
- the rplT gene encoding 50S ribosomal protein L20, which translates to MPRTKGGTVTRARRKKIMKLAKGYRGSKHLQFKAASTQVFVSRKYAFRDRKKRKSEFRKLWIARINAAARQNGLSYSKLMHGLKVAGIDMNRKMLADIAYNDEKTFADLADAAKKALN; encoded by the coding sequence ATGCCAAGAACTAAAGGTGGAACCGTAACACGCGCTCGTCGTAAGAAGATCATGAAGTTAGCCAAGGGTTACCGTGGCTCAAAACACTTACAATTTAAAGCAGCAAGTACTCAAGTATTTGTTTCTCGTAAATATGCTTTCCGTGACCGTAAGAAGCGTAAGAGCGAATTCAGAAAATTATGGATTGCTCGTATCAACGCTGCTGCAAGACAAAATGGTCTTTCATACTCTAAGTTAATGCACGGCTTGAAAGTAGCTGGTATTGACATGAACCGTAAGATGTTAGCTGACATTGCTTACAACGATGAAAAGACTTTTGCTGATTTAGCAGATGCTGCTAAGAAAGCTTTGAACTAA
- the rpmI gene encoding 50S ribosomal protein L35, with the protein MPKQKTHRASAKRFKRTANGGLKRHHAYTGHRFHGKTKKQRRHLRKAAMVSASDLKRIKQMLSQMR; encoded by the coding sequence ATGCCAAAGCAAAAAACACACCGCGCTTCAGCAAAGCGTTTCAAGAGAACTGCTAATGGTGGTTTAAAGCGTCACCATGCTTACACTGGACACCGTTTCCACGGTAAGACTAAGAAACAACGTCGTCATTTGAGAAAAGCTGCTATGGTTTCAGCAAGTGACTTAAAGCGCATCAAACAGATGCTTTCCCAAATGCGTTAA
- the infC gene encoding translation initiation factor IF-3 produces MILNEDIRAREVRLIGVDGQQVGVVSKNEALRKAADADLDLVLLSPNAKPPVARIMDYGKFRFEQQKKAKENRKNQKVMAVKEIRLSPTIEGNDFDTKLKHVRKFLTKGAKVRVSIRFRGRAITHKELGKQVLEKMADEASDLSNVVTKPKMEGRSMFLMLAPLSEKDKKKK; encoded by the coding sequence ATGATCTTAAACGAAGATATTCGTGCTCGTGAAGTTCGTTTAATTGGCGTTGATGGCCAACAAGTTGGTGTTGTATCCAAGAATGAAGCTTTACGTAAAGCAGCTGACGCTGACCTTGATTTGGTTTTGCTTTCTCCTAATGCTAAGCCACCTGTTGCTAGAATTATGGACTACGGTAAATTCCGTTTTGAACAACAAAAGAAAGCCAAAGAAAACCGTAAGAATCAAAAGGTTATGGCTGTCAAAGAAATTCGTTTAAGTCCAACAATCGAAGGAAATGACTTTGACACCAAGTTAAAGCATGTTCGTAAATTCTTGACCAAGGGCGCTAAAGTTAGAGTTTCTATTCGCTTTAGAGGCCGGGCAATTACTCACAAGGAGTTAGGTAAACAGGTCTTAGAAAAGATGGCTGACGAAGCTAGTGACTTATCTAATGTAGTTACTAAGCCAAAGATGGAAGGCCGTTCAATGTTCTTAATGCTTGCTCCATTAAGTGAGAAAGATAAAAAGAAAAAGTAG
- a CDS encoding CPBP family intramembrane glutamic endopeptidase: MKDFTLSHKRWQQIFDVQLLIALIWMLLEVIFQNKNSVGNLIQGAFFIIVLGLNFYNQRVNRQNGIIFEIVRWLNLFGLSTLFPSVWVEIGNYFLKNVPQLEILWVLLLWMSYLVLLLPLAILFAGSLKNWFLRLIGVGLLGTQYGPDSLLKIGKNLPWLHSITSQGVVAAFALLILACFLGKAWGFHFNPNLKFVKSRNFQYSVLLLLVLFAFIDVFYNAFINYDKQIWTAFFRYSIDLQKKYFTIASFTAALEPGIFEETERYLAIIILLAGFNQYRNLRVPIAIYGSALLFGLSHLGNVGWNGETFEATIAQVIGVMESGFLWAVLYLYSGKLWLPMIFHFLMDYLANLQSGWNSAGWQFNSWATDYISEVLMVLVPLAVTVWMMYGKRREVLEENADRLMNLSPEFNRH; encoded by the coding sequence ATGAAGGATTTTACTTTGTCACATAAAAGATGGCAACAAATTTTTGATGTGCAATTATTAATTGCACTTATCTGGATGCTTTTAGAGGTTATTTTCCAAAATAAAAATAGTGTAGGAAATTTAATTCAAGGAGCTTTTTTTATAATTGTTCTTGGACTTAATTTCTATAATCAAAGGGTAAATAGACAGAATGGAATAATTTTTGAAATTGTAAGATGGCTAAATTTATTTGGTCTAAGTACTTTATTCCCAAGCGTGTGGGTAGAAATAGGTAATTATTTCTTAAAAAATGTCCCTCAGCTGGAAATTCTGTGGGTTCTTTTACTCTGGATGAGCTACTTAGTTTTATTATTACCCCTCGCAATTTTGTTTGCGGGTAGCTTAAAGAATTGGTTTTTACGTTTAATAGGAGTTGGTCTCCTAGGAACACAGTATGGACCTGATTCTTTGTTAAAGATTGGCAAAAATTTACCGTGGCTTCATTCAATTACTAGCCAAGGCGTAGTTGCAGCGTTTGCTTTATTAATTTTAGCTTGCTTTTTAGGAAAAGCATGGGGGTTTCACTTTAATCCTAATTTGAAGTTTGTAAAAAGCAGAAATTTTCAATATTCAGTCTTATTATTACTAGTATTGTTTGCATTTATTGATGTGTTTTACAATGCCTTTATTAATTACGATAAGCAAATATGGACTGCATTTTTTAGGTATTCAATTGATTTGCAGAAAAAATATTTTACTATTGCAAGCTTTACAGCTGCTTTAGAACCAGGCATTTTTGAAGAAACTGAAAGATATTTGGCTATTATAATTCTGCTTGCTGGCTTTAATCAATATCGAAATTTGCGTGTACCAATAGCTATCTATGGGTCTGCGCTTCTTTTTGGATTATCTCATCTAGGAAACGTTGGTTGGAATGGTGAAACCTTTGAAGCTACAATTGCTCAAGTAATTGGAGTAATGGAAAGTGGTTTTTTATGGGCCGTGCTTTACCTTTATAGTGGGAAACTTTGGCTCCCAATGATTTTTCACTTCTTGATGGATTACCTTGCAAACCTGCAAAGTGGTTGGAATTCTGCAGGCTGGCAATTCAATAGTTGGGCTACAGATTATATCTCTGAAGTTCTAATGGTCTTAGTTCCATTAGCTGTTACAGTTTGGATGATGTATGGTAAAAGGCGAGAGGTGTTAGAAGAAAATGCTGATCGATTGATGAATTTATCACCAGAGTTTAATCGGCACTAA
- a CDS encoding DUF3021 domain-containing protein encodes MKKVVQLLVSGLIGIGIGMTWIVVQILLQSSWNNLANSTLKISDFLFWILESFLIGIFFYLAGWIFNNDSWSLRKQIIINFFVCLTAWLVFNFFVDGLTVMEKQLAIIIGNFILMYALAYGVYFFHLWNEVRQINIQLKKNKE; translated from the coding sequence ATGAAAAAGGTTGTTCAATTATTAGTAAGTGGTTTAATTGGAATTGGAATAGGGATGACTTGGATAGTTGTTCAGATTCTTCTGCAGTCTTCCTGGAACAATTTAGCTAATAGTACACTTAAAATCTCAGATTTTTTATTTTGGATATTAGAATCTTTTTTAATTGGAATCTTTTTTTATTTAGCGGGTTGGATTTTTAACAATGATAGTTGGTCATTAAGAAAGCAGATTATCATTAATTTTTTTGTTTGCTTAACTGCTTGGTTAGTATTTAATTTCTTTGTAGATGGCTTAACAGTTATGGAAAAGCAGTTAGCCATTATTATCGGAAACTTTATTCTGATGTATGCTCTTGCATATGGAGTTTACTTTTTTCACTTGTGGAATGAAGTGAGACAAATCAATATTCAATTGAAGAAAAATAAAGAGTAA
- a CDS encoding LytTR family DNA-binding domain-containing protein, translating into MKVEFKIDPNLPEEKVEFWLKRMTSKIKRITNELTSKQDFLWGYKNRDAYMIEFSQIFAIQVENEKTMICTERDVYIFRGRLYQVEKLLPNDFVTTSRSSIVNYHSINHLEIVSSGNIDAILENGLRIQVARRKIKVLKERLGL; encoded by the coding sequence ATGAAAGTTGAGTTTAAGATTGATCCTAATCTACCAGAAGAAAAAGTTGAATTTTGGTTGAAAAGGATGACTAGCAAAATAAAGCGAATCACGAATGAATTAACATCAAAGCAAGATTTTCTTTGGGGCTACAAAAATAGAGATGCTTATATGATCGAGTTTTCACAGATTTTTGCTATTCAAGTTGAGAATGAAAAAACAATGATTTGTACAGAAAGAGATGTTTACATTTTTAGAGGAAGATTGTATCAAGTGGAAAAACTTCTACCTAATGATTTTGTTACTACTTCCAGAAGTTCGATTGTCAACTATCATTCTATAAATCATTTAGAAATTGTTAGTAGCGGAAATATTGATGCAATTTTAGAAAATGGCTTACGCATTCAAGTTGCAAGAAGAAAGATTAAAGTTTTGAAAGAGAGGTTAGGATTATGA
- the thrS gene encoding threonine--tRNA ligase — MSFSVTLPDGSKKDFDKAVSVKELASSIATSLGKAAVGAKINGVMKPLDYIVDEDVEAAIITDKDEEGLDILRATAAFLLEAVAKRKYPELRLGMHEADEGGFFVDTDKEDQIKVTELPELEKAMQRAIKNGEKIEYTSMKKSELEEIFKDDQFKLDLLKDEEDEVAVYKLGDFVDFGFDALLPNTGKIKNFKLLSVAGAYWLGKSSNPMLQRIFGTAFFKKAALDEDLKRRAEIKERDHRTIGRDLDLFFVDPKVGAGLPYWMPKGATIRRVVERYIVDKEVADGYEHVYTPVLMNVDAYRTSGHWAHYRDDMFPPMDMGDGEMLELRPMNCPSHIQIYKHHIRSYRELPIRIAELGMMHRYEKSGALSGLQRVREMTLNDGHTFVALDQIREEFAKVLKLIMDVYKDFDITDYYFRLSYRDPKNTDKYYANDEMWETSQSMLKAAMDDLGLDYVEAEGEAAFYGPKLDIQTKTALGNDETMSTIQLDFMLPERFGLTYVGQDGEEHRPVMIHRGIVGTMERFIAYLTEIYKGAFPTWLAPVQAEIIPVNEEAHGEYADKVRAELAKRGFRAEVDHRNEKLGYKIRESQTQKVPYTLVLGDEEMNANGVNVRRYGTEEQISKSLDDFIAEIDADVKSYSREK; from the coding sequence ATGAGTTTTTCTGTAACTTTGCCAGACGGCTCTAAGAAAGATTTTGATAAGGCAGTTTCTGTTAAGGAATTAGCATCTTCAATTGCTACTTCTCTAGGAAAAGCTGCTGTTGGTGCAAAGATTAATGGGGTAATGAAGCCTTTAGATTACATCGTTGATGAAGATGTAGAAGCAGCTATTATTACCGATAAAGATGAAGAAGGCTTAGACATTTTACGTGCTACTGCAGCATTCTTACTTGAAGCTGTTGCAAAGCGCAAATACCCAGAATTACGTTTGGGAATGCACGAAGCTGACGAAGGTGGTTTCTTCGTAGATACTGATAAAGAAGATCAAATTAAGGTTACTGAATTACCAGAACTTGAAAAAGCAATGCAAAGAGCCATTAAGAATGGTGAAAAGATTGAATATACTTCAATGAAGAAGAGTGAATTGGAAGAAATCTTTAAGGATGACCAATTCAAATTGGATCTTTTGAAAGATGAAGAAGACGAAGTTGCAGTTTACAAGTTAGGTGACTTTGTTGACTTTGGCTTTGATGCTTTATTACCAAATACTGGTAAAATCAAGAACTTTAAGCTTTTGTCAGTTGCCGGTGCATACTGGTTAGGTAAATCTTCCAACCCAATGCTTCAAAGAATTTTTGGTACTGCATTCTTCAAGAAGGCTGCTTTAGATGAAGACTTGAAGCGTCGTGCTGAAATTAAAGAAAGAGACCACAGAACTATCGGTAGAGACCTAGACTTATTCTTTGTTGATCCTAAAGTTGGTGCGGGTCTTCCTTACTGGATGCCAAAGGGTGCTACTATTCGTCGTGTTGTTGAAAGATACATCGTTGATAAAGAAGTAGCTGATGGCTATGAACACGTTTATACTCCAGTATTAATGAACGTAGATGCTTACAGGACTTCTGGTCACTGGGCACACTATCGTGATGATATGTTCCCACCAATGGATATGGGTGATGGCGAAATGCTTGAACTTCGTCCAATGAACTGCCCATCACATATTCAAATCTATAAGCACCACATTCGCTCATACCGTGAATTACCAATTCGTATTGCTGAATTAGGTATGATGCACAGATACGAAAAATCAGGTGCTTTGTCAGGTTTGCAACGTGTACGTGAAATGACTTTGAACGACGGACACACTTTTGTAGCACTTGATCAAATTAGAGAAGAATTTGCTAAAGTTTTGAAGTTGATCATGGATGTTTATAAGGACTTTGACATTACTGATTACTACTTCAGACTTTCTTACCGTGATCCAAAGAACACTGATAAGTACTACGCAAACGATGAAATGTGGGAAACATCTCAATCAATGCTTAAAGCAGCTATGGATGACCTTGGCCTTGACTACGTTGAAGCTGAAGGTGAAGCTGCATTCTACGGTCCTAAGCTTGATATTCAAACTAAGACCGCTTTAGGTAATGATGAAACTATGTCAACTATTCAACTTGACTTCATGCTTCCAGAAAGATTTGGCTTAACTTATGTTGGTCAAGATGGTGAAGAACACCGTCCAGTTATGATTCACCGTGGTATTGTTGGTACTATGGAAAGATTCATCGCTTACTTAACTGAAATTTACAAGGGTGCATTCCCAACTTGGCTTGCTCCAGTTCAGGCTGAAATTATTCCAGTTAATGAAGAAGCTCACGGTGAATATGCTGATAAAGTTCGTGCCGAATTAGCTAAGCGCGGATTTAGAGCAGAAGTAGACCACAGAAATGAAAAACTTGGCTACAAGATTCGTGAATCACAAACTCAAAAGGTTCCTTACACTTTAGTTCTTGGTGATGAAGAAATGAACGCAAACGGTGTTAATGTTCGTCGCTACGGTACTGAAGAACAAATTTCTAAGAGTTTAGATGACTTTATTGCTGAAATTGATGCAGATGTTAAGTCATACTCAAGAGAAAAATAA
- the dnaI gene encoding primosomal protein DnaI: MEDISEVITRIIKKRKLGEDSKKIAKTAIKHPKVQAFLAQNKERLNKEIVQASLPTIFTYVEQIESPNPVMEGYTPKLFLNGKVIDITYVPTEAKLNSEAKKRAENRIELIDLPAKLRHVELENVDATPERDDVLDEVGIFLASFKKNKHTKGLYLTGDFGVGKTYILAGLTNSIARQGSRVVFLHVPSFIASLGSHFQDNSLNDEIDRIASAPVLIFDDIGAETLSEWSRDDVLGVILQKRMDNVLPTFFSSNMTMDGLNEHFAKTRNSVDEVKARRLMERVRFLSKEVFVGGKNRRN; encoded by the coding sequence GTGGAAGATATTTCTGAAGTAATTACACGAATTATAAAGAAACGCAAATTAGGTGAAGATAGCAAAAAAATTGCTAAAACAGCAATAAAGCATCCAAAAGTTCAAGCCTTTCTTGCACAGAATAAAGAAAGATTGAATAAAGAAATTGTCCAGGCATCCCTTCCTACAATTTTCACCTATGTTGAACAAATTGAGTCACCAAATCCGGTGATGGAGGGATATACACCTAAACTTTTTCTTAATGGAAAAGTAATTGATATTACCTATGTCCCTACTGAAGCAAAACTGAATTCAGAAGCTAAAAAACGTGCAGAAAATAGAATTGAACTGATTGATTTACCTGCTAAACTTCGTCATGTTGAATTAGAAAACGTTGATGCGACTCCTGAACGTGATGATGTGTTAGATGAAGTAGGAATATTTCTTGCTAGTTTTAAGAAAAATAAACATACTAAGGGGTTATATCTAACAGGTGATTTTGGTGTAGGGAAAACATATATTTTAGCTGGACTTACAAATTCAATAGCACGACAAGGAAGTAGAGTAGTTTTTCTACATGTCCCTTCTTTTATTGCTAGTTTAGGAAGTCATTTCCAAGATAATAGTTTAAACGATGAGATTGATCGCATTGCTTCAGCTCCGGTTTTGATTTTTGATGATATTGGAGCAGAGACGTTAAGTGAATGGTCACGAGACGATGTATTAGGTGTAATTTTACAAAAGCGAATGGATAATGTTTTACCAACTTTTTTCAGTTCGAATATGACAATGGATGGTTTAAATGAACATTTTGCCAAAACTAGAAATAGCGTTGATGAAGTTAAGGCAAGACGTTTGATGGAACGAGTTCGTTTTTTGAGTAAAGAAGTTTTTGTTGGTGGCAAAAATCGTCGAAATTAA